In the Flavisolibacter tropicus genome, one interval contains:
- a CDS encoding AraC family transcriptional regulator, which translates to MAKASIPVYDICSIDQRTQKDLLIERFGSYLEKHYHNLHRPHRHSFYHLVLFTKGKGSHTIDFEKFPVQPYQIYFMIPGQVHSWHFESNVDGYIVHFNDELFTTFLQNSHYLERFPFFRGNSADSVCLLPILSHNQVADLFETMLEEMKEGKEQNLDVIRLKLLELFITVDRNCHYKNVRQIPQQKMQLLRSFQHLIDKHFRTIKLPKEYAELLYVTPNHLNALCQDLLGKTAGDLIRDRVLLEAKRLLTNADLTVTEIAYDLNFQDNSYFNRFFKKNVGITPDDFRKNFINQ; encoded by the coding sequence ATGGCAAAAGCTTCTATCCCGGTTTATGACATCTGTTCCATTGATCAGCGTACACAAAAAGACTTGTTGATTGAGCGGTTTGGCTCTTACCTGGAGAAACATTACCATAACCTGCATCGCCCACACCGTCATTCTTTTTATCACCTGGTATTATTTACAAAAGGGAAAGGCTCTCATACAATTGATTTTGAAAAGTTTCCTGTGCAACCTTACCAGATCTACTTTATGATTCCGGGACAGGTACATAGCTGGCATTTTGAAAGTAACGTTGATGGCTATATTGTTCATTTCAATGATGAACTATTTACCACCTTCTTACAAAACAGCCATTATTTGGAGCGCTTCCCTTTCTTTCGAGGTAATAGTGCCGATAGTGTTTGTCTGCTGCCAATATTATCTCATAACCAGGTAGCAGACCTCTTTGAAACGATGCTGGAAGAGATGAAAGAGGGTAAAGAGCAGAATCTGGATGTTATAAGATTGAAGTTGCTGGAATTGTTTATAACAGTGGACCGTAACTGCCATTATAAAAATGTACGGCAAATACCACAACAAAAAATGCAGTTGCTAAGAAGTTTTCAGCATTTGATCGATAAGCACTTCCGCACCATAAAGCTGCCAAAAGAGTATGCAGAACTTTTGTATGTAACGCCTAACCACTTGAACGCATTGTGCCAGGATCTGTTGGGTAAAACAGCAGGGGATCTGATTCGTGATCGTGTATTGTTGGAAGCCAAACGTTTGCTTACCAATGCAGATCTTACAGTTACTGAAATAGCTTATGATCTCAACTTTCAGGACAATTCTTACTTCAACCGATTTTTTAAAAAGAATGTGGGAATTACGCCTGATGATTTTCGGAAAAACTTTATCAACCAATAA
- a CDS encoding DUF983 domain-containing protein — protein MKMNERCPVCGQLLDLEPGFYYGTNMISYALAFLMSIASFFLWWAIIGFSFEDNRLFWWIGINAFLLIALQPPLMRISRTVWLAFFVRYSPKWMEGDVVAVERINKEQMANW, from the coding sequence ATGAAGATGAATGAACGTTGCCCTGTTTGTGGACAACTGTTAGATTTGGAACCTGGCTTTTATTATGGTACCAATATGATCAGTTATGCATTGGCCTTTTTAATGAGTATAGCTAGCTTTTTCCTTTGGTGGGCCATTATTGGGTTTAGTTTTGAAGACAACCGGCTTTTCTGGTGGATTGGCATTAACGCTTTTCTTTTAATAGCCCTTCAACCGCCGTTAATGCGTATATCCCGTACTGTTTGGCTGGCTTTCTTTGTACGCTATAGCCCAAAGTGGATGGAAGGAGATGTAGTAGCAGTAGAACGTATCAACAAAGAACAAATGGCTAACTGGTAG
- a CDS encoding VOC family protein, with product MPQINPYLNFKGNCEEAFNFYKSVFGGEFPYVGRYKDMPPSEGEHASQIDGNLIMHISLPISKETVLMGSDVGGDWAKHTVEGNNIQLSINAESEEDATRIFNGLSAGGQVKMPLEKTFWGAFFGMFTDKFGINWMVNYDYNQQK from the coding sequence ATGCCACAAATCAATCCTTATCTCAATTTCAAAGGAAATTGTGAAGAAGCATTTAACTTCTACAAATCCGTTTTTGGCGGAGAGTTTCCATATGTAGGACGCTATAAAGACATGCCACCTTCTGAGGGAGAGCATGCCAGCCAAATAGATGGCAACTTGATCATGCACATTTCCCTACCCATAAGTAAGGAAACCGTATTGATGGGCAGTGATGTTGGCGGCGATTGGGCCAAGCACACCGTGGAAGGTAACAATATCCAGCTTTCTATTAATGCTGAAAGCGAGGAAGATGCTACAAGAATATTTAATGGTTTATCAGCTGGTGGCCAGGTAAAAATGCCATTGGAAAAAACTTTCTGGGGTGCCTTCTTTGGCATGTTTACCGATAAGTTTGGAATCAACTGGATGGTTAATTACGATTATAACCAGCAGAAGTAA